Proteins encoded in a region of the Pieris brassicae chromosome 3, ilPieBrab1.1, whole genome shotgun sequence genome:
- the LOC123707264 gene encoding N-acetyltransferase ESCO2, whose product MAAITPRRSSRLPHTHTPKMSERKKSLFVPETPPKQESLTKHRRLSVVDSEGDSDDCDLGIISTLDSSSCDENDPSFPKTPERFLWRGTRSHSRKLNQTTDLKNFMKSPFTLKKYQTRYSCPEKCLSLSTPVTPHFQNHPGTPSSSHSCTSVHTTSSTSSRARKSLASLIADTESCSSSLKDLNFDSDSGSDSKENTPTKSLRRSKRSLKLTPKLQSFKGVLLEQKKNVTPIKSAVVCLTKMDFSNISPSHIMKTPHNTTETKASPPKLGHRRSVIEVQESPDSVCGSEKSYKRLNYDDKTDTGPVSKYPRLDPSTAPKARLSLFNSERLKEILSTKSFYGKPNPELNPIISTKISHAIQVTATHKHRPFHPQSNRYKRKPGQINMGVRHKIRKPKPLKKQTVVKTNLMAINKSLVSNNTVSTNKDESMSQDTSQEMEHDKTDPFDKEKQTIEALLSQWTEEEVPENELVHMKELPCFNSTIIEETNPIFEPVIAVPVNSVLPHDEPVILEIGQKLPTTAQSEAPTVQQIDQLQVGQMSDAVMESHTDSHGVISEGLLPVEGGYIVVDGNVVHGQHEIPDLDEIEQEIKMLDEQILKLAESNNINAEAVLASTETIPSPSIPAGTDQSTKLFPIFTKPNPGILTNTSIDAPDKKKKFIKTGIDQYVIDAGQKKFGATQCSECGVIYQIGDPLDEHHHLIHHNATDVLKFNGWKDEYIVEKTQTGRIIRVRGGDTGWKKVLSVLNRVVHPQLGYSSDLPGETHGYTAYLYIEKKQIVGCLVVEPKARAYKLLPGEPDCCSIEDYPVKCGVSRIWTHLKYRRRGVAVRMLECARASFLYGIALTRQEIAFSSPTPSGKAFATKYCGTENFYVYLN is encoded by the exons ATGGCTGCTATAACTCCTCGGCGTTCTTCACGGCTTCCTCATACACATACGCCAAAAATGTCGGAGCGAAAGAAGAGTCTCTTTGTGCCAGAAACGCCTCCCAAGCAGGAATCATTGACGAAGCATCGAAGGCTATCTGTTGTTGATAGCGAAGGCGATAGCGATGACTGTGATCTAGGCATCATCAGTACTCTAGACTCTAGCTCTTGTGATGAAAATGATCCCAGTTTCCCTAAAACACCTGAGAGGTTTCTGTGGC GTGGAACTAGAAGTCACTCTCGTAAGCTTAACCAAACAACAGATCTGAAGAACTTTATGAAATCTCCCTTTACATTGAAAAAGTACCAAACGCGCTATTCCTGTCCAGAAAAATGTCTGTCCTTATCAACACCTGTTACTCCACACTTTCAGAACCACCCTGGAACTCCATCATCTAGTCACTCTTGTACAAGTGTCCATACAACTTCATCTACCTCTAGCCGGGCACGAAAAAGCCTGGCCAGTCTTATTGCTGACACAGAAAGTTGCAGCAGCTCTTTAAAAGACCTAAACTTTGACTCAGATTCTGGTTCTGACTCTAAAGAGAACACTCCAACAAAATCCTTAAGACGTTCCAAACGTAGTCTTAAATTAACACCAAAATTGCAAAGCTTCAAAGGGGTTTTATTGGAGCAGAAGAAAAATGTTACACCAATCAAATCTGCGGTAGTTTGTCTAACTAAAATggattttagtaatatatctCCATCTCATATAATGAAAACTCCTCATAATACTACAGAAACTAAGGCATCACCACCTAAGCTTGGTCATCGCAGATCTGTAATTGAGGTTCAAGAGAGCCCTGATTCTGTTTGTGGAAGTGAAAAAAGTTACAAACGATTAAACTATGATGACAAAACTGATACAGGTCCTGTATCAAAGTATCCACGTCTAGATCCTAGTACTGCTCCCAAAGCTCGTCTCTCTCTATTTAACAGTGAGCGACTTAAAGAAATTCTTTCCACAAAATCATTCTATGGCAAACCTAATCCAGAGCTAAACCCtattatttcaacaaaaatatcTCATGCTATACAAGTGACAGCAACTCATAAGCATAGACCATTCCATCCCCAGTCTAACAGATACAAAAGAAAGCCTGGCCAAATTAATATGGGCGTAAGACATAAAATTAGGAAGCCCAAGCCTTTAAAGAAGCAAACAGTTGTCAAAACCAACTTGATGGCAATTAATAAATCCTTAGTATCCAATAACACTGTATCAACTAATAAAGATGAGTCTATGAGTCAAGATACATCACAGGAAATGGAGCATG ACAAAACAGATCCGTTTGATAAAGAAAAACAGACAATCGAAGCACTCCTCAGTCAGTGGACCGAAGAGGAAGTGCCTGAAAACGAACTGGTTCATATGAAAGAGCTCCCTTGCTTCAACAGCACTATTATTGAGGAGACCAACCCAATATTTGAACCAGTCATAGCTGTACCTGTAAACAGTGTGTTACCCCATGATGAACCCGTGATCCTTGAAATTGGTCAAAAATTGCCGACAACAGCCCAGTCAGAAGCACCTACAGTTCAGCAAATTGATCAGTTGCAAGTCGGTCAAATGAGTGATGCAGTAATGGAATCTCATACAGACAGCCATGGTGTGATATCAGAAGGTCTTTTACCAGTTGAAGGTGGCTATATTGTTGTTGATGGAAATGTTGTTCATG GTCAGCACGAAATACCAGATTTAGATGAAATCGAGCAAGAGATAAAAATGCTTGATGAACAAATACTGAAATTGGCTGAATCGAATAACATCAATGCTGAGGCAGTGTTGGCGTCTACTGAAACAATAC CATCACCGTCAATACCGGCTGGAACAGATCAATCGACGAAGCTCTTCCCAATCTTCACAAAGCCCAATCCAGGAATTTTGACAAATACGAGTATag ACGCTCcggataaaaagaaaaaatttataaagactGGTATTGATCAATATGTGATCGATGCCGGGCAGAAGAAGTTTGGGGCCACGCAGTGCAGCGAGTGTGGCGTTATATACCAG ATTGGAGATCCATTAGACGAGCATCATCATCTTATTCACCACAATGCTACTGATgtacttaaatttaat ggTTGGAAAGACGAATACATCGTAGAGAAGACACAAACCGGTCGTATTATACGCGTTCGAGGTGGTGATACAGGGTGGAAGAAAGTCCTCTCCGTGCTCAACAGGGTGGTCCACCCACAACTTGGATACAGCTCGGATTTGCCAGGAGAAACCCATGGATATAca GCCTATCTGTATATTGAAAAGAAGCAAATCGTGGGTTGTCTGGTGGTTGAACCCAAAGCCAGAGCTTACAAGTTACTTCCAGGTGAACCCGACTGCTGCAGCATCGAAGACTATCCCGTCAA ATGCGGTGTATCCCGAATATGGACCCACTTAAAGTACCGCAGGCGGGGCGTAGCAGTCCGTATGCTGGAATGCGCACGCGCATCTTTCCTCTACGGAATCGCTCTCACCAGACAGGAAATCGCCTTTTCTTCTCCTACTCCCTCGGGGAAGGCTTTTGCCACTAAATATTGTGGTACCGAAAACTTTTATGTGTACTTGAACTAA